The following are encoded together in the Drosophila takahashii strain IR98-3 E-12201 chromosome X, DtakHiC1v2, whole genome shotgun sequence genome:
- the LOC108054543 gene encoding MICOS complex subunit Mic10 has protein sequence MSTAPEDRLRENLNRCLSDSLVKGFGGLVIGSVVTLLFFRRRIWPVWLGTGFGVGMAYRGCEKELNEVTFDPQK, from the coding sequence ATGTCGACGGCCCCCGAAGATCGTTTGCGCGAGAACCTCAACCGCTGTCTGTCGGACTCCCTGGTGAAGGGATTCGGAGGCCTGGTGATCGGATCGGTGGTCACCCTGCTCTTCTTCCGGAGGCGCATTTGGCCCGTCTGGCTGGGCACCGGATTCGGCGTGGGCATGGCCTACCGGGGCTGTGAGAAGGAGCTCAACGAGGTGACCTTTGACCCGCAGAAGTGA